GGGCGACGCGCGCCTCCGAGAACGAGCCCACACACACCCGGTCCCAGCTGTCCGTCCGCCGGATCAGTTCGATCAGCGGGTCCAGGGCCGGCTCCGCCTTCATGTCGACGTTCCAGCGGGCGTCCGGGAACTCCTCCAGAAGATCCTCGAAGAGCGGGAGCGGCTCGGTCCCGCCGACCCGGGCCCGGCCCACCTCGCTCCACGGCAGCTCCGCGATCCGGCCGCGCAGGTCGGTGACCCGGTCGAGCGTCGCGTCGTGGAACGCGACGAGCCGGCCGTCGGCCGTGGTGTGCACGTCGGTCTCGAAGTAGCGGTAACCGAGCGCGGCGGCGCGCCGGAAGGCCGCCGCCGTGTTCTCGATCCCGTCGGCCGCGCCGCCCCGGTGGGCGAACGGGATGGGCGACGGATGGTCCAGATAGGGATGGCGTACGGGAGTCACGGCCGAAGTATGGCCTGCTCCGGGGAACCCCCGGCGACGACCGTGTCGCCGTCCGGCGTCGGCGGGACGTCGAAGACCCGCAGGAACAGCTGCGCGAGGGGCCCGATGGCCAGCGCGTAGGCGACCGTGCCGATGCCGACGGAGCCGCCGAGCGCGAATCCGGTGGCGACGACGGCCACCTCGATCCCGGTACGGACCAGCCGCACGGAGCGGCCGGTGAGCCGGTGCAGCCCGGTCATCAGCCCGTCGCGGGGACCGGGCCCGAAACGGGCCGCGATGTAGAGGCCGGTGGCCACGCCGTTGAGCACGATGCCGGCCACCAGCAGGGCGATCCGTACGGCGAGATGGCGGCCGTCCGGGACGAGGGCCAGGGCGGCGTCCATCGCGACCCCCACCACGAAGACGTTGGAGACCGTGCCGACCCCGGGCCGCTGCCGGATCGGTATCCACAGCAGCAGCACCACCGCGCCGACGATGATCGAGACGACGCCCATGGTCAGCCCGGTCAGCTCGGACAGACCCTGGTGCAGCACGCCCCAGGGCTCCAGCCCGAGCCCGCCCCGCACCAGCAGGGCCGCGCTCACGCCGTACAGGGTCAGACCCGCGTAGAGCTGGACGAGGCGGCGGGGGAGCCGCCTCCCACGGAGGACGGGTGCGAGGGACAAGGGACGGTCCTCCGGAGTGGAACGAGTGGACTGATGCGTGTCACTCTGTGGCGGGGCGACAACGGCCGACCATGGCCAATTCGGTGAAGGTGGACTGATTTCTATGACGCAGTGGACCTCGGCGGTCGGAGCGGCCCAGCTCGCGCGCCAGCTCAACGCCCAGCAGTCCCGGCCCGCCGGGCCCGGCACCCGTAAACCGCCCGCCTACCGGGCCCTCGCCGACGGTGTCCGGCTGCTCGTCCTCGAAGGCCGTGTGCCCGTCGCCGCCCGCCTCCCCGCCGAGCGCGAACTGGCCCTCGCGCTCTCCGTCAGCCGGACCACGGTCGCCGCCGCCTACGAGGCGCTGCGCGCCGAGGGATTCCTGGAGTCCCGCAGGGGCGCCGGCAGCTGGACCGCCGTCCCCGCCGGGAACCCGCTGCCCGCCCGCGGCCTCGAACCGCTGCCGCCGGACTCCCTCGGCTCGATGATCGACCTCGGCTGCGCCGCGCTCCCGGCGCCCGAACCCTGGCTC
Above is a window of Streptomyces sp. NBC_01498 DNA encoding:
- the yczE gene encoding membrane protein YczE, whose protein sequence is MSLAPVLRGRRLPRRLVQLYAGLTLYGVSAALLVRGGLGLEPWGVLHQGLSELTGLTMGVVSIIVGAVVLLLWIPIRQRPGVGTVSNVFVVGVAMDAALALVPDGRHLAVRIALLVAGIVLNGVATGLYIAARFGPGPRDGLMTGLHRLTGRSVRLVRTGIEVAVVATGFALGGSVGIGTVAYALAIGPLAQLFLRVFDVPPTPDGDTVVAGGSPEQAILRP
- a CDS encoding glycerophosphodiester phosphodiesterase family protein, giving the protein MTPVRHPYLDHPSPIPFAHRGGAADGIENTAAAFRRAAALGYRYFETDVHTTADGRLVAFHDATLDRVTDLRGRIAELPWSEVGRARVGGTEPLPLFEDLLEEFPDARWNVDMKAEPALDPLIELIRRTDSWDRVCVGSFSEARVARAHRRAGPRLATSYGVRGVLGLRLRSYGVPAPVREGAVCAQVPREQSGVRVVDRRFVRTAHARGLQVHVWTVNGADRMRALLDLGVDGIMTDQLETLRAVFTERGLWR